The genomic segment tttttatatttagtaagttgacaattcaaacatcctacattgcaagtttaaaaccacaagattcaaaagatatttagaacataacacatttttaatttaggaccGCAAAtctcaaaagtcttcttttctttttgaacttTGTGCGTAGTCAAACAATGCTAAAAAAATTAGGATGAAGTAAGCACTATATAGGGAATTGCTTTACCATACATACGTCTTTCAAGATACCATCTCCAACATCGTTTTCACGACTAAATCCTACTCCCAGAGCATTGTAATTCAAAGAAAGCTAACACCAGCTGGTTTACGAACTATCTAAATTACCTATCTCATCTAACATTTGATACATAAGTATTTCTGGTGACTgctgtatatcattttgtacaAATAACTTGAACAGAGAAACAGCATATGTCATTCCCTTTAAACCCACAGCAAATATTCGGAAGATTGAGAAAATGTAAGAATCTTAAAGTTAGAATTTCGGTCATTGTCTTTTAATTATGGGATAGCAGCAGCTTCTTGACCATGCTACACTGGTAGATAGAAGGAAAAACTATAACGGATAATAAATTCAGCCAACGGaaaaacaattttaaattaCTTCATCTACTTCTGGAGTTAGTCAAATAACCAAAATATTGGATATAAAAGTCGGTCAGCAACTATATATCCTTTAGTTTAGATTAATTAACATGGACACAATGAAAagttaagaaataaaaagaaagtagATATCCGAAGAAGAGAGTAATGTATGTTACCCCATGAGTGCAACACAAGCTCTTTGCTTTCTCCAAAATTCCCACAGACACCATGTGATTTCTTTCTTGGACAGAGCTAACAAATTCAGGAGCTGCTGTTTCAAGTATTTTACAACGTAACCTTTTCagtaaaattcacataaatttacCCTCATGCTATCTCATAGAATCAAAATTCTAATTTAAGCATTTGAATATCAAATGGTCTAGAGCCATACTTATGAGATAATCATTCAGGATGTGTTCGCTATggagaaaacattttccggtcaaatattttggaaaatgttttttctgGAAAAACTAGTTCCTTGGAAACTGACTTCTTTGGTGAAAATAGGGAAAACATGTTCCCCAAGTACATTCCACATTGATTGTATCCTTTccaatattttggaaaatattttttctggAAAAACTAGTTCCTTGAAAAATGACTTCTTTGGTGAAAATAGCGAAAACATGTTCCCAAGTACATTCCACATTGATTGTATCCTTTCCACCCTCCAACACACCTCATCTTTACCCCAATTATTTTTTCCCGGAGaacattttttaagaaaacaattTATTTAATAGATTGCGCTCGCAGTAGCTGTTATTTGGTTAGTATACtgaattaattctaattagtaaAAAGCATAAGTATTACCAACAATGTGACTTGAGGAATTCAAGCAACCTATTAAAAGAGTACAATATAAATTTACATTGGATGCTATATCAAATTTGTAAAGAGAATAATAATAACTTTCAAAGAAAAGTTTGTTCTACATCTGCAGATGACTTTGACCAAGCCAATCTTCTTCCTTCtcatgttgaatttttttttacaagtcCATATACACGTTATgggaaaattatttaaaattaaaacgaTTCTGAGACTAGTAGTACAGTAGTAAAAAAATtgaacatattttattttgaccTATTAGTTGAGAGGTTTAACTTTTATTATTCTTTcccattaaaacaaaaaactgATCCTAAAAAATAAATCTTATTAGATGGATTACTATAAAATCTTTGATAAATTATAGTGGCAATTAggattttgaattttcaataagAATATCTACACTCTAAACACACCCCAGTTGACAAGAAagtatagagagagagagagagagagagagagagagagattgggTAAATTACTTAACTAGAAGCAATATTGCAGTACATACGAGCTGGAGCAAGAAGAGGTGCCAAGGTATTGCCATGGTTTGGTCGTGGCTCAGCCATGAATATCACCAAAGGATTCCCAGAACTTCTTATTGATTCTTGAAGATTTTCAAGAACCCATTTGATTGTATAATAACTTGACTCACTCTCGTCTATTGCCACCATCACTTTCTTGTACCCTCCAACCTCCATATTATCCACTTTATTTTAACTGACTATTGCCACTTCAACGAACACTTAATGAAGATGGTCTAAGGTTGAAACATTTATATAAGGGAGTGTCGGTTAATACATATCCAAATCAACTGCATgttgtcatatcatgtcatgcaCGCGTGTCTTCGTTGTAGAGGGTGCTGCCAAATATTGTTCAAACTTTTGTTTCCAGTTTTGCTTACTACCCATAATACTTGAGAGAAGAATAATTAACCCCCAACCTTCTTGAAAATTATCCACTTTGCCCCGATGGGCTTCGTAATTTCCTTGGGGATAGGGGAAAGTCGAACACTCTTAACACCGTTGCCACTTACTACCTATGTCACAATTTAGTGGcacaccttttaaaaaaaaattatctcaaaaagaattttGCATTTCTATATTCAAAAACAATTTACCTTTGTGAGATAATTTATActcacataaatatataaagctTATTTTGGACCATAAATTTCAAACGTCTCCCTTTGCCTAGTCAACTAgtccacataaattggaacggaaAGAATAGGGGTGTCAATGATTTTTCGAAAACCGACTATAACCGATCGAACCGAACCTAACCAAACCGACATGTAGGTTTATTCAAAGAAAACTGTAAGTTTCACCGTATAGATATAACCGTCCTGAATAATAGGTTaggtttttattttataagaagTAACTGAAAAAAATCCTGAACTGAAccgtatatatttatatatgtattaagtatatcttatatattaatgttttatgttttatgcATTTAATTAAATAGTAAAGTATAAAATATTTCACTCTGATCATTGGGTCTTGGGTGGAACCAGTAACACATACGCAAGGCCTCAACCTGCTTTATTGTAGAATGTACTAATACGAGTTCagaacttaaatgacccaaaaactATGCAAATGAATCAAAATACCCACTAAAAgaaaagtgttatatcccgtatttttatacgacggattattcgtaagttaatcgacataagtccaaggacaagattatttcgggatacgaaacaaggacttttaatccccgattttaattaatgcacgatttgcttataaatttcaaatagcatggaaatattagtggaaatttgggattaattaaccatgattagattattaagtgggattagtgattaattaatattaatcaagtcattagtgcactaagtgggccccacgaAAATGTGGCTGAATCTAATTGGCTCATGAATCTTAGTGGGACACGTGTCATGGCTGGACACGTGTCATTTCCATgggcagcatatatatatatataggattgatgattaatgaatcaactatgtattcatttcatcttcaacattTTGTGAAgcatagagagagaaagggagcaGCCATGGTCACATCGTTCACGGCCGACATggtcgttttaaaaaaaaaaaaaaaatttgctttgatttaattccaaggtgatttacaagttcaaggaggtgatagcaacattggatattgaatcgaggaagacgaaattgcgaaattggagcaattaagagtagaaatttCTCCGAGAAAATTGTAgtaagattttcctattttatggtgtagttgtgttaataaagttgtaatgaaattataaaaattgaattggacgaaatcggaagtaagaaaatacatgaaattgttgttatgtgaaatcgtgggttgagatggatttggaattgttatgggtcgagttgtgagaattttatgtgtatatcaccgttgttggtatttcgtgtATGACAGGAGGATAATTAGAAAGTTGGGTTaggcgaatatataggggaaatgctgcccgattttcgttaagtccttgaataatgaaaaaccctaaacgaggcatataagttaaagaataagttctataagCGACGGCCTACggatttatgaactagaaaatatagttactaacgataacgttactcttatattaaataggctaaaagagcGACGAGGCGTAACGGATTTACGGATAGTCGctaacgaggtatgtaaagcctatcccttctttcctttggcatgtcctagacttaAGTGATAAATGATATgaactttggggtaattctattcatagacTTTGGATGTGATCTataattcttatttacttcttgatgttagaactctcgaGGGATTGAGCCTCCCTTTTCAGCTTTCTGTACGTTGGACACTAGTCGATATACATCCGTTCCTATTCTTAGGAACTTTATGATAACTTGTGACTGGACTCCTATAAGATGTTTCATACTTTattgatatatgaatatgatttctaagtccTTTTGATATACTTTATGATAGCATTCGAGGGTTAGTTGAAAtgtcccgagtaacattcgaatagtatttgatataaccattgtcctgatttttaaatgatggctCGTggtgattattctattgagtcttggaaaatgttttaattgcatatggttgctcactactccactcgtgcaagtctcaatatgtccttcactgagtcctgggccaggacatgttttcgtacacagatccactgcattgttcaccgagtccctcactagagggccgggacacgttatatgtatatgtatatgatgatatggtgacatgatgatatgatgatacggggatggcggccaggatggcatatgatgatcttatttatcgagtccctcactagagggccgggacacgttatatatacatatgtacaggatgattttctaattatgtcactcagtcccataacgGCCGTTGGTATGATATCGATACGCATGAttcatgtttcaaaggcaagccttgtggttttccggttattgtactagttttctatactccttatttcgcaTGATCCCGTTTaccgtattttatgctttacatgctcaagacatattccgtaccgacccccctttcttcggggccgcgt from the Lycium ferocissimum isolate CSIRO_LF1 chromosome 11, AGI_CSIRO_Lferr_CH_V1, whole genome shotgun sequence genome contains:
- the LOC132037405 gene encoding uncharacterized protein LOC132037405 isoform X3 yields the protein MEVGGYKKVMVAIDESESSYYTIKWVLENLQESIRSSGNPLVIFMAEPRPNHGNTLAPLLAPARMYCNIASTAPEFVSSVQERNHMVSVGILEKAKSLCCTHGCSMVKKLLLSHN
- the LOC132037405 gene encoding uncharacterized protein LOC132037405 isoform X1 produces the protein MEVGGYKKVMVAIDESESSYYTIKWVLENLQESIRSSGNPLVIFMAEPRPNHGNTLAPLLAPARMYCNIASTAPEFVSSVQERNHMVSVGILEKAKSLCCTHGIDAETCTIVGEAREAICDAVQKLNISLLILGDHGTGKLKKVCFSFRPA
- the LOC132037405 gene encoding uncharacterized protein LOC132037405 isoform X4, yielding MEVGGYKKVMVAIDESESSYYTIKWVLENLQESIRSSGNPLVIFMAEPRPNHGNTLAPLLAPARMYCNIASTAPEFVSSVQERNHMVSVGILEKAKSLCCTHGGIVAVQDI
- the LOC132037405 gene encoding uncharacterized protein LOC132037405 isoform X5, with product MEVGGYKKVMVAIDESESSYYTIKWVLENLQESIRSSGNPLVIFMAEPRPNHGNTLAPLLAPARMYCNIASTAPEFVSSVQERNHMVSVGILEKAKSLCCTHGEHLS
- the LOC132037405 gene encoding uncharacterized protein LOC132037405 isoform X2, whose translation is MEVGGYKKVMVAIDESESSYYTIKWVLENLQESIRSSGNPLVIFMAEPRPNHGNTLAPLLAPARMYCNIASTPEFVSSVQERNHMVSVGILEKAKSLCCTHGIDAETCTIVGEAREAICDAVQKLNISLLILGDHGTGKLKKVCFSFRPA
- the LOC132037405 gene encoding uncharacterized protein LOC132037405 isoform X6, whose translation is MEVGGYKKVMVAIDESESSYYTIKWVLENLQESIRSSGNPLVIFMAEPRPNHGNTLAPLLAPARMYCNIASTPEFVSSVQERNHMVSVGILEKAKSLCCTHGEHLS